A genome region from Bacteroidetes bacterium GWF2_43_63 includes the following:
- a CDS encoding GxxExxY protein, whose amino-acid sequence MKENQISELIINLAIKVHSILGPGLLESVYEECLCHELKKAGLSFVRQQPVKLVYDGLIMDVAFRADIVVENKVIIEMKSVKEVDKVMKKILLTYLRITDKRLGLILNFNEVLLKDGITRIVNNLEE is encoded by the coding sequence ATGAAAGAAAATCAAATCTCCGAGTTGATTATTAACCTCGCTATTAAGGTTCACTCTATTCTGGGGCCAGGTCTACTTGAGTCTGTATATGAAGAGTGTTTATGTCACGAATTAAAAAAGGCTGGCCTGAGCTTCGTAAGGCAACAACCTGTGAAATTGGTATATGACGGATTGATCATGGATGTTGCTTTTCGTGCAGATATCGTTGTTGAAAACAAAGTAATTATTGAAATGAAAAGCGTTAAAGAAGTTGACAAGGTTATGAAAAAAATCCTGCTGACTTATTTAAGAATTACTGACAAACGTCTGGGTCTTATTTTGAATTTCAATGAAGTTTTGCTGAAAGACGGCATCACCCGAATTGTAAACAACTTGGAGGAGTAG